A DNA window from Pogona vitticeps strain Pit_001003342236 chromosome 2, PviZW2.1, whole genome shotgun sequence contains the following coding sequences:
- the HMGCS1 gene encoding hydroxymethylglutaryl-CoA synthase, cytoplasmic isoform X3 gives MGFHLVYTTMPGSLPVNAEACWPKDVGIVAVEIYFPSQYVDQAELEKFDGVDAGKYTIGLGQAKMGFCSDREDINSLCLTVVQKLMERNSLSYNCIGRLEVGTETIIDKSKSVKTVLMQLFEESGNTDVEGIDTTNACYGGTAALFNAVNWVESSSWDGRYALVVAGDIAVYATGNARPTGGAGAVAMLVGPNAPLIFERGLRGTHMQHAYDFYKPDMVSEYPVVDGKLSIQCYLSALDRCYTVYRKKIRAQWQKEGIDKDFTLNDFGFMIFHSPYCKLVQKSVARLLLNDFLNDQMLIEENGICSGLEAFRDIKLEDTYFDRDVEKAFMKASAELFNQKTKASLLVSNQNGNMYTPSVYGCLASLLAQYSPQQLAGQRIGVFSYGSGFAATLYSIKVSQDATPGSSLDKITASLSDLKARLDSRKCISPELFAENMMIRQETHHLANYIPKCSVDDLSEGTWYLVRVDEKHRRTYARRPVLGDGPLEAGVEVVHLGLAHEHIPSPAKKVPRIPAKTDSEAVAVSLSNGEH, from the exons ATGGGATTCCACTTGGT CTATACCACCATGCCTGGATCTCTTCCTGTCAATGCTGAAGCCTGTTGGCCAAAAGATGTAGGAATAGTTGCAGTGGAGATCTATTTTCCTTCCCAGTATGTCGATCAGGCGGAGTTAGAGAAGTTTGATGGCgtggatgcaggaaaatacaCCATTGGCTTGGGACAAGCCAAGATGGGTTTCTGCTCTGATAGAGAAGATATCAACTCACTTTGCCTCACCGTAGTCCAGAAGCTGATGGAGAGGAACAGCCTCTCTTACAATTGCATTGGGAGACTGGAGGTTGGAACAGAGACAATCATCGACAAATCAAAATCTGTAAAGACTGTTTTGATGCAGCTGTTTGAAGAATCTGGTAACACAGATGTGGAAGGCATTGACACCACCAATGCCTGCTATGGAGGCACTGCAGCACTCTTTAATGCTGTAAATTGGGTGGAATCCAGTTCCTGGGATG GGCGTTATGCACTTGTTGTTGCTGGAGACATTGCTGTCTATGCTACTGGAAATGCTAGACCAACTGGAGGAGCTGGTGCTGTCGCAATGCTTGTGGGTCCAAATGCACCTCTTATTTTTGAGAGAG GACTGCGTGGGACTCATATGCAGCATGCCTATGACTTCTATAAACCTGATATGGTATCCGAGTatcctgtggttgatgggaaaCTATCCATACAGTGCTACCTCAGTGCATTAGATCGCTGCTACACTGTTTATCGCAAGAAGATTCGTGCTCAGTGGCAGAAAG agggAATTGACAAAGACTTCACCTTGAATGACTTTGGCTTCATGATCTTTCATTCTCCATACTGCAAACTTGTGCAGAAATCTGTAGCTCGCCTGTTGCTGAATGACTTTCTCAATGATCAGATGCTAATAGAAGAAAATGGTATCTGCAGTGGGCTGGAAGCGTTTAG agATATAAAATTAGAAGACACTTATTTTGACCGAGATGTGGAGAAAGCTTTTATGAAAGCCAGTGCTGAACTTTTCAATCAAAAGACAAAGGCTTCCTTGCTTGTTTCTAATCAGAATGGAAATATGTATACACCTTCAGTTTATGGCTGCCTTGCTTCTCTCTTAGCGCA GTACTCTCCTCAACAACTAGCAGGACAAAGAATTGGGGTCTTCTCTTATGGCTCAGGTTTTGCTGCTACTCTGTACTCCATAAAAGTTAGCCAAGATGCAACCCCTG GCTCTTCCCTGGATAAAATAACAGCAAGTCTATCTGATCTAAAAGCACGGCTTGATTCAAGGAAATGTATCTCACCAGAGCTGTTTGCAGAAAACATGATGATTAGGCAAGAGACTCATCACTTAG CCAACTATATTCCAAAATGCTCAGTGGATGATCTCTCTGAAGGAACATGGTATTTGGTGCGAGTGGATGAGAAGCACAGAAGGACATATGCACGTCGTCCTGTGTTGGGTGATGGGCCATTGGAAGCAGGGGTGGAAGTTGTTCATCTGGGTCTTGCGCATGAG
- the HMGCS1 gene encoding hydroxymethylglutaryl-CoA synthase, cytoplasmic isoform X1, translated as MGFHLVGYSTKSKGLSWSTAGHSYTTMPGSLPVNAEACWPKDVGIVAVEIYFPSQYVDQAELEKFDGVDAGKYTIGLGQAKMGFCSDREDINSLCLTVVQKLMERNSLSYNCIGRLEVGTETIIDKSKSVKTVLMQLFEESGNTDVEGIDTTNACYGGTAALFNAVNWVESSSWDGRYALVVAGDIAVYATGNARPTGGAGAVAMLVGPNAPLIFERGLRGTHMQHAYDFYKPDMVSEYPVVDGKLSIQCYLSALDRCYTVYRKKIRAQWQKEGIDKDFTLNDFGFMIFHSPYCKLVQKSVARLLLNDFLNDQMLIEENGICSGLEAFRDIKLEDTYFDRDVEKAFMKASAELFNQKTKASLLVSNQNGNMYTPSVYGCLASLLAQYSPQQLAGQRIGVFSYGSGFAATLYSIKVSQDATPGSSLDKITASLSDLKARLDSRKCISPELFAENMMIRQETHHLANYIPKCSVDDLSEGTWYLVRVDEKHRRTYARRPVLGDGPLEAGVEVVHLGLAHEHIPSPAKKVPRIPAKTDSEAVAVSLSNGEH; from the exons ATGGGATTCCACTTGGT AGGTTATTCCACAAAGAGCAAAGGGCTGTCTTGGAGTACTGCAGGTCACAG CTATACCACCATGCCTGGATCTCTTCCTGTCAATGCTGAAGCCTGTTGGCCAAAAGATGTAGGAATAGTTGCAGTGGAGATCTATTTTCCTTCCCAGTATGTCGATCAGGCGGAGTTAGAGAAGTTTGATGGCgtggatgcaggaaaatacaCCATTGGCTTGGGACAAGCCAAGATGGGTTTCTGCTCTGATAGAGAAGATATCAACTCACTTTGCCTCACCGTAGTCCAGAAGCTGATGGAGAGGAACAGCCTCTCTTACAATTGCATTGGGAGACTGGAGGTTGGAACAGAGACAATCATCGACAAATCAAAATCTGTAAAGACTGTTTTGATGCAGCTGTTTGAAGAATCTGGTAACACAGATGTGGAAGGCATTGACACCACCAATGCCTGCTATGGAGGCACTGCAGCACTCTTTAATGCTGTAAATTGGGTGGAATCCAGTTCCTGGGATG GGCGTTATGCACTTGTTGTTGCTGGAGACATTGCTGTCTATGCTACTGGAAATGCTAGACCAACTGGAGGAGCTGGTGCTGTCGCAATGCTTGTGGGTCCAAATGCACCTCTTATTTTTGAGAGAG GACTGCGTGGGACTCATATGCAGCATGCCTATGACTTCTATAAACCTGATATGGTATCCGAGTatcctgtggttgatgggaaaCTATCCATACAGTGCTACCTCAGTGCATTAGATCGCTGCTACACTGTTTATCGCAAGAAGATTCGTGCTCAGTGGCAGAAAG agggAATTGACAAAGACTTCACCTTGAATGACTTTGGCTTCATGATCTTTCATTCTCCATACTGCAAACTTGTGCAGAAATCTGTAGCTCGCCTGTTGCTGAATGACTTTCTCAATGATCAGATGCTAATAGAAGAAAATGGTATCTGCAGTGGGCTGGAAGCGTTTAG agATATAAAATTAGAAGACACTTATTTTGACCGAGATGTGGAGAAAGCTTTTATGAAAGCCAGTGCTGAACTTTTCAATCAAAAGACAAAGGCTTCCTTGCTTGTTTCTAATCAGAATGGAAATATGTATACACCTTCAGTTTATGGCTGCCTTGCTTCTCTCTTAGCGCA GTACTCTCCTCAACAACTAGCAGGACAAAGAATTGGGGTCTTCTCTTATGGCTCAGGTTTTGCTGCTACTCTGTACTCCATAAAAGTTAGCCAAGATGCAACCCCTG GCTCTTCCCTGGATAAAATAACAGCAAGTCTATCTGATCTAAAAGCACGGCTTGATTCAAGGAAATGTATCTCACCAGAGCTGTTTGCAGAAAACATGATGATTAGGCAAGAGACTCATCACTTAG CCAACTATATTCCAAAATGCTCAGTGGATGATCTCTCTGAAGGAACATGGTATTTGGTGCGAGTGGATGAGAAGCACAGAAGGACATATGCACGTCGTCCTGTGTTGGGTGATGGGCCATTGGAAGCAGGGGTGGAAGTTGTTCATCTGGGTCTTGCGCATGAG
- the HMGCS1 gene encoding hydroxymethylglutaryl-CoA synthase, cytoplasmic isoform X2, with product MGFHLVGYSTKSKGLSWSTAGHSYTTMPGSLPVNAEACWPKDVGIVAVEIYFPSQYVDQAELEKFDGVDAGKYTIGLGQAKMGFCSDREDINSLCLTVVQKLMERNSLSYNCIGRLEVGTETIIDKSKSVKTVLMQLFEESGNTDVEGIDTTNACYGGTAALFNAVNWVESSSWDGRYALVVAGDIAVYATGNARPTGGAGAVAMLVGPNAPLIFERGLRGTHMQHAYDFYKPDMVSEYPVVDGKLSIQCYLSALDRCYTVYRKKIRAQWQKEGIDKDFTLNDFGFMIFHSPYCKLVQKSVARLLLNDFLNDQMLIEENGICSGLEAFRDIKLEDTYFDRDVEKAFMKASAELFNQKTKASLLVSNQNGNMYTPSVYGCLASLLAQYSPQQLAGQRIGVFSYGSGFAATLYSIKVSQDATPGSSLDKITASLSDLKARLDSRKCISPELFAENMMIRQETHHLANYIPKCSVDDLSEGTWYLVRVDEKHRRTYARRPVLGDGPLEAGVEVVHLGLAHEINCPFYHKKTIAKCQV from the exons ATGGGATTCCACTTGGT AGGTTATTCCACAAAGAGCAAAGGGCTGTCTTGGAGTACTGCAGGTCACAG CTATACCACCATGCCTGGATCTCTTCCTGTCAATGCTGAAGCCTGTTGGCCAAAAGATGTAGGAATAGTTGCAGTGGAGATCTATTTTCCTTCCCAGTATGTCGATCAGGCGGAGTTAGAGAAGTTTGATGGCgtggatgcaggaaaatacaCCATTGGCTTGGGACAAGCCAAGATGGGTTTCTGCTCTGATAGAGAAGATATCAACTCACTTTGCCTCACCGTAGTCCAGAAGCTGATGGAGAGGAACAGCCTCTCTTACAATTGCATTGGGAGACTGGAGGTTGGAACAGAGACAATCATCGACAAATCAAAATCTGTAAAGACTGTTTTGATGCAGCTGTTTGAAGAATCTGGTAACACAGATGTGGAAGGCATTGACACCACCAATGCCTGCTATGGAGGCACTGCAGCACTCTTTAATGCTGTAAATTGGGTGGAATCCAGTTCCTGGGATG GGCGTTATGCACTTGTTGTTGCTGGAGACATTGCTGTCTATGCTACTGGAAATGCTAGACCAACTGGAGGAGCTGGTGCTGTCGCAATGCTTGTGGGTCCAAATGCACCTCTTATTTTTGAGAGAG GACTGCGTGGGACTCATATGCAGCATGCCTATGACTTCTATAAACCTGATATGGTATCCGAGTatcctgtggttgatgggaaaCTATCCATACAGTGCTACCTCAGTGCATTAGATCGCTGCTACACTGTTTATCGCAAGAAGATTCGTGCTCAGTGGCAGAAAG agggAATTGACAAAGACTTCACCTTGAATGACTTTGGCTTCATGATCTTTCATTCTCCATACTGCAAACTTGTGCAGAAATCTGTAGCTCGCCTGTTGCTGAATGACTTTCTCAATGATCAGATGCTAATAGAAGAAAATGGTATCTGCAGTGGGCTGGAAGCGTTTAG agATATAAAATTAGAAGACACTTATTTTGACCGAGATGTGGAGAAAGCTTTTATGAAAGCCAGTGCTGAACTTTTCAATCAAAAGACAAAGGCTTCCTTGCTTGTTTCTAATCAGAATGGAAATATGTATACACCTTCAGTTTATGGCTGCCTTGCTTCTCTCTTAGCGCA GTACTCTCCTCAACAACTAGCAGGACAAAGAATTGGGGTCTTCTCTTATGGCTCAGGTTTTGCTGCTACTCTGTACTCCATAAAAGTTAGCCAAGATGCAACCCCTG GCTCTTCCCTGGATAAAATAACAGCAAGTCTATCTGATCTAAAAGCACGGCTTGATTCAAGGAAATGTATCTCACCAGAGCTGTTTGCAGAAAACATGATGATTAGGCAAGAGACTCATCACTTAG CCAACTATATTCCAAAATGCTCAGTGGATGATCTCTCTGAAGGAACATGGTATTTGGTGCGAGTGGATGAGAAGCACAGAAGGACATATGCACGTCGTCCTGTGTTGGGTGATGGGCCATTGGAAGCAGGGGTGGAAGTTGTTCATCTGGGTCTTGCGCATGAG ATAAATTGTCCATTCTATCATAAA
- the HMGCS1 gene encoding hydroxymethylglutaryl-CoA synthase, cytoplasmic isoform X4: MPGSLPVNAEACWPKDVGIVAVEIYFPSQYVDQAELEKFDGVDAGKYTIGLGQAKMGFCSDREDINSLCLTVVQKLMERNSLSYNCIGRLEVGTETIIDKSKSVKTVLMQLFEESGNTDVEGIDTTNACYGGTAALFNAVNWVESSSWDGRYALVVAGDIAVYATGNARPTGGAGAVAMLVGPNAPLIFERGLRGTHMQHAYDFYKPDMVSEYPVVDGKLSIQCYLSALDRCYTVYRKKIRAQWQKEGIDKDFTLNDFGFMIFHSPYCKLVQKSVARLLLNDFLNDQMLIEENGICSGLEAFRDIKLEDTYFDRDVEKAFMKASAELFNQKTKASLLVSNQNGNMYTPSVYGCLASLLAQYSPQQLAGQRIGVFSYGSGFAATLYSIKVSQDATPGSSLDKITASLSDLKARLDSRKCISPELFAENMMIRQETHHLANYIPKCSVDDLSEGTWYLVRVDEKHRRTYARRPVLGDGPLEAGVEVVHLGLAHEHIPSPAKKVPRIPAKTDSEAVAVSLSNGEH, encoded by the exons ATGCCTGGATCTCTTCCTGTCAATGCTGAAGCCTGTTGGCCAAAAGATGTAGGAATAGTTGCAGTGGAGATCTATTTTCCTTCCCAGTATGTCGATCAGGCGGAGTTAGAGAAGTTTGATGGCgtggatgcaggaaaatacaCCATTGGCTTGGGACAAGCCAAGATGGGTTTCTGCTCTGATAGAGAAGATATCAACTCACTTTGCCTCACCGTAGTCCAGAAGCTGATGGAGAGGAACAGCCTCTCTTACAATTGCATTGGGAGACTGGAGGTTGGAACAGAGACAATCATCGACAAATCAAAATCTGTAAAGACTGTTTTGATGCAGCTGTTTGAAGAATCTGGTAACACAGATGTGGAAGGCATTGACACCACCAATGCCTGCTATGGAGGCACTGCAGCACTCTTTAATGCTGTAAATTGGGTGGAATCCAGTTCCTGGGATG GGCGTTATGCACTTGTTGTTGCTGGAGACATTGCTGTCTATGCTACTGGAAATGCTAGACCAACTGGAGGAGCTGGTGCTGTCGCAATGCTTGTGGGTCCAAATGCACCTCTTATTTTTGAGAGAG GACTGCGTGGGACTCATATGCAGCATGCCTATGACTTCTATAAACCTGATATGGTATCCGAGTatcctgtggttgatgggaaaCTATCCATACAGTGCTACCTCAGTGCATTAGATCGCTGCTACACTGTTTATCGCAAGAAGATTCGTGCTCAGTGGCAGAAAG agggAATTGACAAAGACTTCACCTTGAATGACTTTGGCTTCATGATCTTTCATTCTCCATACTGCAAACTTGTGCAGAAATCTGTAGCTCGCCTGTTGCTGAATGACTTTCTCAATGATCAGATGCTAATAGAAGAAAATGGTATCTGCAGTGGGCTGGAAGCGTTTAG agATATAAAATTAGAAGACACTTATTTTGACCGAGATGTGGAGAAAGCTTTTATGAAAGCCAGTGCTGAACTTTTCAATCAAAAGACAAAGGCTTCCTTGCTTGTTTCTAATCAGAATGGAAATATGTATACACCTTCAGTTTATGGCTGCCTTGCTTCTCTCTTAGCGCA GTACTCTCCTCAACAACTAGCAGGACAAAGAATTGGGGTCTTCTCTTATGGCTCAGGTTTTGCTGCTACTCTGTACTCCATAAAAGTTAGCCAAGATGCAACCCCTG GCTCTTCCCTGGATAAAATAACAGCAAGTCTATCTGATCTAAAAGCACGGCTTGATTCAAGGAAATGTATCTCACCAGAGCTGTTTGCAGAAAACATGATGATTAGGCAAGAGACTCATCACTTAG CCAACTATATTCCAAAATGCTCAGTGGATGATCTCTCTGAAGGAACATGGTATTTGGTGCGAGTGGATGAGAAGCACAGAAGGACATATGCACGTCGTCCTGTGTTGGGTGATGGGCCATTGGAAGCAGGGGTGGAAGTTGTTCATCTGGGTCTTGCGCATGAG
- the HMGCS1 gene encoding hydroxymethylglutaryl-CoA synthase, cytoplasmic isoform X5: MPGSLPVNAEACWPKDVGIVAVEIYFPSQYVDQAELEKFDGVDAGKYTIGLGQAKMGFCSDREDINSLCLTVVQKLMERNSLSYNCIGRLEVGTETIIDKSKSVKTVLMQLFEESGNTDVEGIDTTNACYGGTAALFNAVNWVESSSWDGRYALVVAGDIAVYATGNARPTGGAGAVAMLVGPNAPLIFERGLRGTHMQHAYDFYKPDMVSEYPVVDGKLSIQCYLSALDRCYTVYRKKIRAQWQKEGIDKDFTLNDFGFMIFHSPYCKLVQKSVARLLLNDFLNDQMLIEENGICSGLEAFRDIKLEDTYFDRDVEKAFMKASAELFNQKTKASLLVSNQNGNMYTPSVYGCLASLLAQYSPQQLAGQRIGVFSYGSGFAATLYSIKVSQDATPGSSLDKITASLSDLKARLDSRKCISPELFAENMMIRQETHHLANYIPKCSVDDLSEGTWYLVRVDEKHRRTYARRPVLGDGPLEAGVEVVHLGLAHEINCPFYHKKTIAKCQV; encoded by the exons ATGCCTGGATCTCTTCCTGTCAATGCTGAAGCCTGTTGGCCAAAAGATGTAGGAATAGTTGCAGTGGAGATCTATTTTCCTTCCCAGTATGTCGATCAGGCGGAGTTAGAGAAGTTTGATGGCgtggatgcaggaaaatacaCCATTGGCTTGGGACAAGCCAAGATGGGTTTCTGCTCTGATAGAGAAGATATCAACTCACTTTGCCTCACCGTAGTCCAGAAGCTGATGGAGAGGAACAGCCTCTCTTACAATTGCATTGGGAGACTGGAGGTTGGAACAGAGACAATCATCGACAAATCAAAATCTGTAAAGACTGTTTTGATGCAGCTGTTTGAAGAATCTGGTAACACAGATGTGGAAGGCATTGACACCACCAATGCCTGCTATGGAGGCACTGCAGCACTCTTTAATGCTGTAAATTGGGTGGAATCCAGTTCCTGGGATG GGCGTTATGCACTTGTTGTTGCTGGAGACATTGCTGTCTATGCTACTGGAAATGCTAGACCAACTGGAGGAGCTGGTGCTGTCGCAATGCTTGTGGGTCCAAATGCACCTCTTATTTTTGAGAGAG GACTGCGTGGGACTCATATGCAGCATGCCTATGACTTCTATAAACCTGATATGGTATCCGAGTatcctgtggttgatgggaaaCTATCCATACAGTGCTACCTCAGTGCATTAGATCGCTGCTACACTGTTTATCGCAAGAAGATTCGTGCTCAGTGGCAGAAAG agggAATTGACAAAGACTTCACCTTGAATGACTTTGGCTTCATGATCTTTCATTCTCCATACTGCAAACTTGTGCAGAAATCTGTAGCTCGCCTGTTGCTGAATGACTTTCTCAATGATCAGATGCTAATAGAAGAAAATGGTATCTGCAGTGGGCTGGAAGCGTTTAG agATATAAAATTAGAAGACACTTATTTTGACCGAGATGTGGAGAAAGCTTTTATGAAAGCCAGTGCTGAACTTTTCAATCAAAAGACAAAGGCTTCCTTGCTTGTTTCTAATCAGAATGGAAATATGTATACACCTTCAGTTTATGGCTGCCTTGCTTCTCTCTTAGCGCA GTACTCTCCTCAACAACTAGCAGGACAAAGAATTGGGGTCTTCTCTTATGGCTCAGGTTTTGCTGCTACTCTGTACTCCATAAAAGTTAGCCAAGATGCAACCCCTG GCTCTTCCCTGGATAAAATAACAGCAAGTCTATCTGATCTAAAAGCACGGCTTGATTCAAGGAAATGTATCTCACCAGAGCTGTTTGCAGAAAACATGATGATTAGGCAAGAGACTCATCACTTAG CCAACTATATTCCAAAATGCTCAGTGGATGATCTCTCTGAAGGAACATGGTATTTGGTGCGAGTGGATGAGAAGCACAGAAGGACATATGCACGTCGTCCTGTGTTGGGTGATGGGCCATTGGAAGCAGGGGTGGAAGTTGTTCATCTGGGTCTTGCGCATGAG ATAAATTGTCCATTCTATCATAAA